In the genome of Pseudarthrobacter sp. IC2-21, one region contains:
- a CDS encoding FecCD family ABC transporter permease, with the protein MFGVYVLLGSYTVTIPDFVRILVAHLTGGERIPGAGFIVMQSKLPRAVIGTLIGAAFGLAGGLFQTMLRNPLASPDVIGISYGASAAAVTAIVVFGASGAVVSGAALMGALGVAAVIYFISRGSSLSSDGGNGGQAAANRLILAGVGIAAALHAVVSFLMTRADIRTAADALVWLNGSLNSANWDRTGTLALALTVLIPSVAALAGPLRILELGDDTAAGLGIRVGVTRLAVVATAVALAAVATAAAGPVAFVAFLAGPIARRVTNRASLPASAFVGALIVLAADYLAANIAPMLLDGTVLPVGVITGALGAPFLLWLLVTANRKDA; encoded by the coding sequence ATGTTCGGCGTGTACGTCCTGCTCGGCAGCTACACCGTGACCATCCCGGACTTTGTCCGGATCCTGGTCGCGCACCTGACCGGCGGCGAACGGATCCCCGGCGCCGGCTTCATCGTGATGCAGAGCAAGCTCCCGCGGGCAGTCATCGGCACCCTGATCGGGGCGGCCTTCGGGCTTGCGGGCGGCCTGTTCCAGACCATGCTCCGAAACCCGCTGGCCAGCCCGGACGTCATCGGTATCAGTTATGGCGCCAGCGCGGCAGCCGTCACCGCCATTGTGGTTTTCGGAGCCTCCGGCGCGGTTGTTTCCGGAGCTGCCCTGATGGGAGCACTGGGGGTGGCCGCCGTCATCTATTTCATCTCCCGCGGCAGCTCGCTCAGTTCGGACGGTGGCAACGGCGGACAGGCAGCCGCGAACCGCCTGATCCTCGCCGGGGTGGGCATCGCCGCCGCCCTGCACGCCGTGGTCAGCTTCCTGATGACCCGGGCCGACATCCGCACCGCCGCCGACGCCCTCGTCTGGCTCAACGGCTCCCTCAACTCCGCCAACTGGGACCGTACCGGCACGCTCGCCCTGGCTCTGACGGTGTTAATCCCGTCCGTGGCCGCCCTCGCCGGCCCGTTGCGAATCCTGGAACTCGGCGACGACACCGCTGCCGGGCTGGGCATCCGAGTCGGGGTCACGCGGCTTGCCGTGGTAGCAACTGCTGTGGCCCTGGCGGCGGTGGCGACGGCGGCGGCTGGCCCGGTAGCGTTTGTCGCCTTCCTGGCCGGTCCCATCGCGCGGCGCGTCACGAACAGAGCCAGCCTCCCGGCGTCGGCCTTTGTCGGTGCACTGATTGTCCTGGCGGCCGATTACTTAGCCGCCAACATTGCCCCCATGCTGCTGGACGGCACCGTGCTGCCCGTCGGCGTCATTACCGGCGCCCTCGGTGCCCCGTTCCTGCTGTGGCTCCTGGTCACGGCCAACCGAAAGGATGCCTGA
- a CDS encoding FecCD family ABC transporter permease: MTKSTTAARAEGRDLGALVPPERRDLPFRCPPDARAASRTRSRGRQAAWLLAAVVVLAVLTAASLAIGARGLPVTTVWQALTQFDPGDGDHAVVHARIPRTVLGLLAGGALGLAGAAMQGVARNPLADPGIMGVNAGAALAVVTGIYVFGISSLTGYIWFAFIGAAAAAVVVYLIASLGRDGATPVKLALAGAALSAGLFSLMNVILVSSQDTLDRFRFWQVGGIAVRDWSVVLPGLPFLAVGAVLVLFTGRILNSLALGDDVARGLGQRVGLARGITALGVVLLCGSATALAGPIGFVGLIIPHAVRSLTGPDYRWILPFSLVLAPALLLGADIIGRVVLLPGEVPAGIMTALVGAPVFVWLIRRGKAVGL; encoded by the coding sequence ATGACGAAAAGTACGACGGCGGCACGCGCCGAGGGGCGGGATCTCGGCGCTTTGGTACCCCCAGAGCGCCGAGATCTCCCCTTTCGGTGCCCTCCGGACGCCCGCGCGGCCTCCCGGACGCGCTCCCGGGGCAGGCAGGCCGCGTGGCTGCTGGCCGCCGTCGTCGTTCTTGCTGTGCTGACCGCCGCTTCCCTGGCCATCGGGGCCCGCGGGCTTCCGGTGACCACGGTGTGGCAGGCCCTCACCCAGTTTGATCCCGGCGACGGAGATCACGCTGTGGTCCACGCCCGCATCCCCCGCACTGTCCTGGGGCTGCTCGCGGGCGGGGCGCTCGGGCTGGCGGGCGCGGCCATGCAGGGCGTTGCCCGCAACCCGTTGGCCGACCCCGGCATTATGGGCGTCAACGCCGGCGCCGCGCTGGCCGTGGTTACCGGCATCTATGTTTTCGGAATCTCATCCCTGACCGGCTACATCTGGTTCGCTTTCATCGGCGCCGCAGCGGCCGCCGTCGTGGTCTACCTCATTGCCTCCCTGGGCCGGGACGGCGCGACGCCCGTCAAGCTGGCCCTCGCCGGCGCGGCCCTCAGTGCCGGGCTGTTCTCGCTCATGAACGTCATCCTGGTCTCCAGCCAGGACACCCTGGACCGCTTCCGCTTCTGGCAGGTGGGCGGAATCGCGGTCCGCGACTGGTCTGTGGTCCTCCCCGGGCTGCCGTTCCTCGCGGTCGGGGCCGTCCTGGTCCTCTTCACCGGCCGCATCCTCAACAGCCTGGCCCTGGGTGACGACGTCGCCCGCGGCCTTGGCCAGCGCGTGGGCCTCGCGCGGGGGATTACCGCCCTGGGGGTTGTGCTGCTCTGCGGTTCGGCAACGGCACTGGCCGGTCCCATCGGCTTTGTGGGCCTGATCATCCCGCACGCAGTCCGCTCCCTCACCGGGCCGGACTACCGCTGGATTCTCCCGTTCTCACTGGTTCTGGCCCCGGCCCTGCTGCTCGGCGCCGACATCATCGGCCGTGTGGTCCTGCTCCCGGGCGAAGTCCCCGCCGGCATTATGACGGCCCTGGTGGGTGCGCCGGTGTTCGTCTGGCTGATCCGCCGGGGCAAGGCGGTGGGCCTGTGA
- a CDS encoding ABC transporter substrate-binding protein: MTSPLFRGPSATRRTLFKTAGKASAVLAAAALSLSACSTGPAAGPAASTPDAGTSSSSQFPVTIKHVFGETTIKERPTRVATVSWVNDDVAIALGVVPVGVPKNEWGGNEQGSTPWKDAALKELGAGFGTAKAPVQYSEADGINFTEIAKLTPDVILAAYSGLSEEDYRKLSEIAPVVVHPEVAYGTSWQDSTAIIGKALGKDAEATKLISATEATVKNEAAKYPQIAGKSFIYGYANPADPTATGFYTANDNRPRFLSAIGMTLAPVAEKASAGSKEFFVPWSAEKANELESDIFLSSVEDTAAGEAVKSDPLLGQIPAVKHGAFVADADKSLVLAISASSPLSLPWALDTFLPQLATAADAAAGATK; this comes from the coding sequence GTGACTTCCCCCCTCTTCCGTGGCCCCAGCGCCACACGCCGGACCCTGTTCAAAACAGCCGGCAAGGCCTCTGCGGTGCTGGCAGCAGCGGCACTCAGCCTTTCGGCCTGCTCCACAGGTCCTGCCGCGGGTCCCGCGGCGAGTACGCCCGACGCCGGAACCTCCAGCAGCTCCCAGTTCCCTGTCACCATCAAGCACGTCTTCGGCGAGACCACCATCAAGGAACGGCCCACACGCGTGGCCACCGTCTCCTGGGTCAATGACGATGTGGCCATCGCCCTCGGCGTTGTACCCGTGGGTGTGCCCAAGAACGAATGGGGCGGCAACGAACAGGGCTCCACGCCGTGGAAGGACGCCGCGCTCAAGGAACTTGGCGCCGGATTCGGCACGGCCAAGGCGCCGGTTCAGTACTCGGAGGCCGACGGCATCAACTTCACCGAGATCGCCAAGCTGACCCCGGACGTCATCCTCGCCGCGTACTCCGGGCTGAGTGAAGAGGACTACCGGAAGCTCAGTGAGATCGCCCCGGTTGTGGTCCACCCCGAGGTTGCCTACGGGACGTCCTGGCAGGACTCCACCGCCATCATCGGCAAGGCGCTGGGCAAGGACGCCGAGGCCACCAAACTGATTTCGGCCACCGAAGCCACAGTGAAGAACGAAGCTGCCAAGTACCCGCAAATCGCCGGCAAGAGCTTCATCTACGGCTACGCAAATCCCGCAGATCCAACGGCCACAGGCTTTTACACCGCCAACGACAACCGTCCGAGGTTCCTATCTGCGATTGGTATGACGCTCGCCCCGGTCGCCGAAAAGGCCTCCGCCGGCTCCAAGGAATTCTTTGTACCCTGGTCCGCCGAAAAGGCCAACGAACTGGAGTCCGATATCTTCCTGAGCTCGGTGGAGGACACCGCCGCCGGCGAGGCCGTCAAAAGCGACCCGCTGCTGGGCCAGATCCCGGCGGTCAAGCATGGCGCATTCGTTGCCGATGCGGACAAGAGCCTGGTGCTGGCCATCTCCGCGTCCTCGCCGTTGAGCCTGCCCTGGGCGCTGGACACGTTCCTGCCGCAACTCGCCACCGCCGCGGACGCAGCCGCCGGCGCGACGAAGTAG
- a CDS encoding MFS transporter, translating to MPRTTAARPQRSPAPSLITAVLALSGTVVSLMQTLVVPLLPDFPRILGVTADDASWLVTATLLSSAVATPIVSRSADMYGKRKMMVICLAIMVTGSVIAGVGGSFLWLIIGRALQGFSSALIPVGISIMRDELPKEKMGSAVALMSATLGIGSALGLPLAGVLYEGLGWASIFWVSAAAGTLLLLAVVLVVPESKVRTPGRFDYAGAVVLSGALAALLLAISKGGSWGWGSEPVLLLFLSAVVLLAMWVPYELKVSHPMVDLRTSARRPVLMTNVASLLIGFAMFANMLLTTQQLQLPASTGYGFQLSVITAGLCMVPSGLAMVIFAPVSGRLIRVFGGKTALIAGAAVMIAGYVGRVFFYDSIASVIIGSTVVSIGTAIAYAAMPTLIMGVVPITETASANGLNSLVRSIGTSTSSAAVAAVLTSVTLTVGAAHLPSFDAFKDVFWMAALASAGSILAAVFIPRLAAPRPAVPVGAVSELVVQGRVLAADHRPLTPAVVTVLRTGGEPVDWSRVDAEGNYSVALPGAGKYLVVANAGGWAPLAQVFDFDGRTLQHNFLLAKRLELSGTVSVGGRAVPGAVVTLLQATGEHVATTHTGNDGTYAFPLPPAGRYVVSMLHPVTHQALAGKLAVDSRSVTLDLAAPLSEENTDEPVRA from the coding sequence ATGCCCCGTACCACCGCCGCCCGTCCCCAACGCAGCCCAGCGCCGTCGCTCATCACCGCAGTCCTGGCGCTCAGCGGCACGGTGGTATCACTGATGCAGACGCTGGTGGTCCCGCTGCTTCCGGATTTCCCCCGCATCCTGGGCGTAACCGCCGACGACGCCTCCTGGCTCGTGACTGCGACGCTGCTCTCGAGCGCGGTGGCAACACCGATCGTGTCCCGCAGCGCGGACATGTACGGCAAGCGCAAGATGATGGTGATCTGCCTGGCCATCATGGTGACGGGCTCCGTCATCGCCGGCGTTGGCGGGTCCTTCCTGTGGCTCATCATCGGACGGGCCCTCCAGGGGTTCTCCTCAGCGCTGATTCCCGTGGGCATCAGCATCATGCGGGACGAATTGCCGAAGGAAAAGATGGGATCGGCGGTTGCCCTGATGAGCGCCACCCTCGGCATCGGCAGTGCCTTGGGCTTGCCGCTGGCCGGCGTGCTGTACGAGGGCCTCGGCTGGGCGTCCATTTTCTGGGTCTCCGCCGCGGCCGGCACGCTGCTGCTCCTGGCCGTCGTGCTGGTGGTCCCAGAATCGAAGGTCCGTACGCCGGGGCGCTTCGATTACGCCGGGGCCGTGGTGTTGTCCGGTGCGCTGGCGGCCCTCCTGCTGGCCATCTCCAAGGGCGGTTCGTGGGGCTGGGGCTCGGAACCGGTCCTGCTGCTGTTCCTGAGCGCCGTGGTGCTGCTGGCCATGTGGGTGCCCTACGAACTCAAGGTCAGCCATCCGATGGTTGACCTGCGGACTTCCGCCCGCCGCCCGGTGCTGATGACCAACGTGGCCTCCCTGCTGATCGGGTTCGCCATGTTCGCGAACATGCTGCTCACGACGCAACAGCTTCAACTGCCCGCGTCCACCGGCTATGGCTTCCAGCTGAGCGTCATCACAGCCGGGCTGTGCATGGTCCCGTCCGGACTCGCCATGGTGATCTTCGCACCCGTTTCCGGCCGCCTGATCCGCGTTTTTGGCGGCAAGACCGCGCTGATTGCCGGTGCCGCCGTGATGATTGCCGGCTACGTGGGCCGCGTGTTCTTCTACGACTCCATCGCGTCAGTCATCATCGGTTCCACCGTGGTCAGCATCGGAACGGCCATCGCCTACGCGGCCATGCCCACCCTGATCATGGGCGTGGTTCCCATCACCGAGACGGCGTCCGCCAACGGACTGAACAGCCTGGTCAGGTCCATCGGCACCTCGACGTCGAGCGCCGCCGTCGCAGCCGTCCTCACCTCCGTGACCCTCACGGTGGGCGCCGCCCACCTTCCCTCGTTCGATGCGTTCAAGGACGTTTTCTGGATGGCAGCCCTGGCCTCGGCGGGATCCATCCTTGCCGCGGTGTTCATCCCGCGGCTGGCGGCACCCCGCCCGGCGGTGCCCGTGGGCGCGGTCAGCGAACTCGTGGTCCAAGGGCGCGTACTGGCAGCGGACCACCGCCCCCTCACGCCCGCCGTCGTCACCGTTCTGCGGACCGGCGGCGAGCCGGTGGACTGGAGCCGGGTGGACGCGGAAGGCAACTATTCGGTGGCGCTGCCCGGTGCCGGGAAATACCTCGTTGTGGCCAATGCGGGCGGCTGGGCGCCTTTGGCGCAGGTCTTCGACTTCGACGGCCGCACCCTCCAGCACAACTTCCTCCTGGCGAAGCGCCTGGAACTCAGCGGCACTGTCAGTGTTGGCGGCCGCGCAGTCCCGGGTGCCGTGGTGACGCTGCTGCAGGCGACGGGCGAGCACGTGGCAACCACGCACACCGGCAACGACGGCACGTACGCTTTTCCGTTGCCGCCGGCCGGGCGCTACGTTGTCAGCATGCTGCATCCGGTGACCCACCAGGCGCTGGCCGGCAAACTGGCCGTGGACAGCCGTTCCGTCACCCTGGACCTCGCCGCGCCGCTTTCAGAGGAAAACACGGACGAACCGGTGCGGGCATGA
- a CDS encoding TetR/AcrR family transcriptional regulator, giving the protein MSSPSHDTILQSARRLFGERGYRGVTVRDIAADAGISAALVMKLFRSKEKLFAAAQPDESLLTDLDVPTSELGRALVFRVLMRRERGVQEPWAMIPFAIQDAPDPDAARAEIRERYLAAVARAMGDTSPDRRASATVIALMTGFGETLRTLGLFDHWGFDELVAHFGPIIQAQIDAAPPAPWKPSLT; this is encoded by the coding sequence ATGAGCAGCCCGAGCCATGACACCATCCTGCAGTCCGCCAGGCGCCTCTTCGGTGAACGCGGATACCGGGGTGTGACAGTCCGGGACATCGCTGCCGACGCCGGCATCTCGGCGGCCCTGGTCATGAAGCTGTTCCGCTCCAAGGAAAAACTCTTCGCCGCGGCCCAACCGGACGAATCGCTCCTCACCGACCTGGACGTCCCGACGTCGGAACTTGGCCGGGCGCTGGTGTTCCGGGTCCTGATGCGCCGGGAGCGCGGCGTGCAGGAGCCGTGGGCCATGATCCCGTTCGCCATCCAGGACGCCCCGGACCCCGACGCTGCCCGCGCCGAGATCCGCGAACGCTACCTCGCCGCCGTCGCCCGCGCCATGGGCGACACCTCGCCCGATAGGCGTGCGTCCGCGACGGTGATCGCCTTGATGACCGGGTTCGGCGAGACGCTCCGCACGCTGGGCCTGTTCGACCACTGGGGGTTTGACGAGCTCGTGGCCCACTTCGGGCCCATCATCCAAGCCCAGATCGACGCCGCGCCCCCCGCCCCCTGGAAACCCTCTCTCACTTAA